One Streptomyces sp. L2 genomic window carries:
- a CDS encoding PTS fructose transporter subunit IIA, with translation MGDEKLVGIVLVSHSAEVAASVAALAKGLAGGAPAVPVAPAGGTEGGGLGTSAELIAAAAASVDRGAGVALLTDLGSAVLTVKALLAEGDELPDGSRLVDAPFLEGAVAAVVTAATGADLDAVEAAAVEAYGYRKV, from the coding sequence GTGGGTGACGAGAAGCTGGTCGGAATCGTGCTGGTGTCGCACAGCGCGGAGGTGGCCGCCTCCGTCGCGGCGCTGGCGAAGGGTCTGGCGGGCGGGGCCCCGGCGGTGCCGGTGGCCCCGGCGGGCGGTACCGAGGGCGGCGGGCTCGGCACCAGCGCCGAACTGATCGCCGCGGCGGCCGCCTCCGTGGACCGCGGTGCCGGGGTGGCGCTCCTCACCGACCTCGGCAGCGCGGTCCTCACGGTCAAGGCGCTCCTCGCGGAGGGCGACGAACTCCCGGACGGCTCCCGCCTGGTGGACGCGCCGTTCCTCGAAGGCGCGGTGGCGGCCGTGGTCACGGCGGCGACGGGAGCGGACCTGGACGCGGTGGAGGCGGCGGCGGTGGAGGCGTACGGCTACCGCAAGGTGTAG
- the dhaL gene encoding dihydroxyacetone kinase subunit DhaL, giving the protein MLDADFFRRWMTATADAVDREAERLTALDSAIGDADHGSNLRRGFTAVRTALEKEAPDTPGGVLVLAGRQLISTVGGASGPLYGTLLRRTGKALGDAAEVGEEQLAQALRAGVDGVMALGGAAPGDKTMIDALVPAVDALTDGFAAARSAAEEGAKATTPLQARKGRASYLGERSIGHQDPGATSSALLIAALGEAAHAAEG; this is encoded by the coding sequence GTGCTCGATGCCGACTTCTTCCGCCGTTGGATGACGGCGACCGCCGATGCCGTGGACCGCGAGGCGGAACGGCTCACCGCCCTCGACTCGGCCATCGGGGACGCCGACCACGGCAGCAATCTGCGGCGCGGGTTCACGGCCGTCCGGACCGCCCTGGAGAAGGAGGCGCCGGACACCCCGGGCGGGGTGCTGGTGCTCGCCGGGCGCCAGCTGATCTCGACGGTCGGCGGCGCCTCCGGGCCGCTCTACGGCACGCTGCTGCGCCGTACCGGCAAGGCGCTCGGGGACGCCGCCGAGGTCGGCGAGGAGCAGCTGGCGCAGGCGCTGCGGGCCGGCGTGGACGGCGTGATGGCGCTCGGTGGCGCGGCTCCCGGTGACAAGACCATGATCGACGCGCTGGTGCCGGCGGTGGACGCGCTCACGGACGGTTTCGCCGCCGCGCGGTCCGCCGCCGAGGAGGGCGCCAAGGCCACCACCCCGTTGCAGGCCCGCAAGGGCCGGGCGAGCTATCTCGGCGAGCGCAGCATCGGCCACCAGGACCCCGGGGCGACGTCGTCGGCGTTGCTGATCGCCGCCCTCGGGGAAGCGGCGCACGCCGCGGAGGGCTGA
- the dhaK gene encoding dihydroxyacetone kinase subunit DhaK — translation MKMLINVPETVVADALRGMAAAHPDLTVDVENRVVVRRDAPVAGQVGLVSGGGSGHEPLHGGFVGPGMLSAACPGEVFTSPVPDQMARAAAAVDSGAGVLFIVKNYTGDVLNFDMAAELAEDEGIQIAKVLVNDDVAVTDSLYTAGRRGTGATLFVEKIAGAAAAEGQPLERVESLARQVNENARSFGVALSACTTPAKGSPTFDLPPGELELGIGIHGEPGRERRPMMTSGEIADFAVHAILEDMPPRNPVLVLVNGMGATPLLELYGFNAEVQRVLGERGVAVARTLVGNYVTSLDMAGVSVTLCQVDEELLRLWDAPVKTPGLRWGM, via the coding sequence ATGAAGATGCTGATCAACGTCCCCGAGACCGTGGTGGCCGACGCGTTGCGGGGTATGGCGGCCGCGCATCCGGATCTGACCGTGGACGTGGAGAACCGGGTGGTCGTACGGCGCGACGCGCCCGTGGCCGGGCAGGTGGGGCTCGTCTCCGGCGGCGGGTCGGGGCACGAGCCGCTGCACGGCGGGTTCGTGGGCCCCGGCATGCTGTCGGCGGCCTGCCCGGGCGAGGTCTTCACCTCGCCGGTGCCGGACCAGATGGCGCGGGCCGCGGCCGCCGTGGACAGCGGGGCCGGGGTGCTGTTCATCGTGAAGAACTACACCGGTGACGTGCTCAACTTCGACATGGCGGCCGAGCTCGCCGAGGACGAGGGCATCCAGATCGCGAAGGTCCTGGTCAACGATGACGTGGCCGTCACCGACAGCCTCTACACGGCCGGCCGGCGCGGGACCGGGGCCACGCTGTTCGTGGAGAAGATCGCGGGTGCCGCCGCAGCCGAGGGGCAGCCGCTGGAGCGGGTGGAGTCCCTCGCCCGGCAGGTGAACGAGAACGCGCGCAGCTTCGGTGTCGCGCTCAGCGCGTGCACCACGCCGGCCAAGGGCAGCCCCACCTTCGACCTGCCGCCGGGCGAGCTGGAGCTGGGCATCGGCATCCACGGCGAACCGGGCCGGGAGCGGCGGCCGATGATGACCTCCGGGGAGATCGCCGACTTCGCGGTGCACGCGATCCTGGAGGACATGCCACCGCGCAACCCGGTGCTCGTCCTCGTCAACGGCATGGGGGCGACGCCGCTGCTGGAGCTGTACGGCTTCAACGCCGAGGTGCAGCGGGTGCTGGGCGAGCGCGGGGTGGCCGTCGCCCGCACCCTCGTCGGCAACTACGTCACGTCCCTCGACATGGCGGGCGTCTCGGTCACGCTCTGCCAGGTCGACGAGGAGCTGCTGCGGCTGTGGGACGCTCCCGTGAAGACCCCGGGGCTGCGCTGGGGCATGTGA
- a CDS encoding AMP-binding protein, whose translation MREFSVPALPVASPAGSLTDVVFDRARTDPGRVVVTGGGEGGRDITAGVFGGAVLALAKGLLVSGVEFGDRVGIVSRNRAEWMLFDYALWTIGAQSVPLHPECGTAQAYAAFRAADVTACLVENETHAMTVAPLLARLPRLNRLWEIERGALDEIAASGTDVPDETVRRRRMALIPESVATIVQTAGTSGPARGCAITHASLMTAADALLDRCGPALTDSTQPAVFLVVNLSQLPSRVMQVAAVRAGIRVGHQPDADPDAALAGLRRCRPTFALAGRDLFERAFAAVRQEAEAEGRIGAFGMAVDVAVQYAEAAERRALGSGLGPGPGARLQHGVFQSSVHDGLRDVLGGSLRHALITGVGPQRRLGLCYSGAGLTLSETYGLAEFSGLVSANDFGRPKFATAGRPLAGTEVHVDDRGYIWVRGAQCFAGYAGDKEDADRMMSNGWLPTGDLGSLDDEGRLSITGRHDDLLVTADGTTVLPTAVEERVRAHPLVVHCVVVGDRRPHLAALITLDEAAVEHWLRLRGRRVADGRITDERDVRAEIRRAVLAANKHVPEAQRIKVFRILAERFSVHGGLLTPALAPRRRAIAQAYAPVVDELYEVAARRGR comes from the coding sequence ATGCGCGAGTTCTCAGTTCCCGCCCTGCCCGTGGCCTCGCCGGCGGGCAGTCTCACGGACGTCGTGTTCGACCGTGCCCGGACCGATCCCGGCCGCGTCGTGGTGACCGGCGGCGGGGAAGGCGGACGGGACATCACGGCTGGGGTATTCGGCGGCGCCGTGCTGGCGCTGGCCAAGGGACTGCTCGTCAGCGGTGTGGAGTTCGGGGACCGGGTCGGGATCGTCTCCCGAAACCGCGCCGAGTGGATGCTGTTCGACTATGCCCTGTGGACGATCGGCGCGCAGTCCGTGCCACTGCATCCGGAGTGCGGCACCGCCCAGGCTTACGCGGCCTTCCGTGCCGCCGATGTGACGGCCTGTCTGGTGGAGAACGAGACACACGCCATGACGGTCGCCCCGCTGCTGGCACGTCTGCCCCGTCTCAACCGCCTCTGGGAGATCGAGCGCGGGGCCCTGGACGAGATCGCCGCGTCCGGCACGGACGTGCCCGACGAGACGGTCCGCCGGCGGCGCATGGCCCTGATACCGGAGTCGGTCGCGACGATCGTGCAGACGGCCGGCACCTCCGGTCCCGCCCGCGGCTGTGCGATCACGCACGCCAGTCTCATGACGGCCGCCGATGCCCTGCTGGACCGCTGCGGTCCCGCCCTCACCGACAGCACGCAGCCGGCCGTCTTCCTGGTCGTCAACCTCTCCCAGTTGCCGAGCCGGGTGATGCAGGTCGCCGCCGTCCGGGCCGGCATCCGGGTGGGGCACCAGCCCGACGCCGATCCGGATGCCGCCCTGGCCGGGTTGCGGCGTTGCCGGCCGACCTTCGCCCTGGCCGGGCGTGACCTGTTCGAGCGGGCGTTCGCCGCCGTCCGCCAGGAGGCGGAGGCCGAGGGGCGGATCGGTGCCTTCGGGATGGCCGTCGACGTGGCGGTCCAGTACGCCGAGGCCGCCGAGCGGAGAGCCCTCGGCTCGGGCCTGGGGCCCGGCCCCGGGGCACGTCTCCAGCATGGCGTGTTCCAGAGCTCCGTCCACGACGGACTGCGTGACGTCCTCGGGGGGTCCCTCCGCCACGCCCTGATCACCGGCGTCGGACCACAGCGTCGTCTGGGGCTGTGCTACTCGGGAGCGGGCCTGACCCTCAGCGAGACGTACGGCCTCGCGGAGTTCTCCGGACTCGTCTCCGCCAACGACTTCGGCCGGCCGAAGTTCGCGACGGCGGGCAGGCCGTTGGCCGGGACCGAGGTGCACGTCGACGACCGCGGCTATATCTGGGTGCGTGGTGCGCAGTGCTTCGCCGGTTACGCCGGCGACAAAGAGGACGCGGACCGGATGATGTCGAACGGCTGGCTGCCCACCGGGGACCTGGGCTCACTGGACGACGAGGGACGACTGAGCATCACCGGGCGGCACGACGACCTGCTGGTGACGGCCGACGGCACCACGGTGCTGCCCACCGCCGTCGAGGAACGGGTCAGGGCACATCCCCTGGTCGTGCACTGCGTGGTCGTGGGTGACAGGCGGCCGCACCTCGCCGCCCTCATCACACTCGACGAGGCCGCGGTGGAGCACTGGCTGCGCCTGCGCGGCCGGCGGGTCGCCGACGGCCGGATCACCGACGAGCGGGATGTGCGGGCGGAGATCCGCCGGGCTGTGCTCGCGGCGAACAAGCACGTCCCCGAGGCGCAGCGCATCAAGGTGTTCCGCATCCTGGCCGAGCGGTTCTCCGTGCACGGTGGTCTGCTCACCCCGGCGCTGGCGCCGAGGCGGCGCGCCATCGCCCAGGCGTACGCGCCGGTGGTCGACGAACTGTACGAAGTGGCCGCCCGCCGAGGTCGCTGA
- a CDS encoding mandelate racemase/muconate lactonizing enzyme family protein, producing MSNTPLPITKVEALALSANFADLYDSPDDVPDWLRYPAASHRVLPRHGQYATLVKVHAEDGSVGIGECYGLPSPEVTATVVSTVLAPLLVGQDALATTAVWDRLFKGQAAGGHNRGFYLEALAGIDLALWDLRGKIAGEPVHRLLGGPVRTRIDCYASPVALHADPEDSARQALYYTGKGFRALKVKIGRGARTDRAHLGAVREAVGPDVEILTDVNCAYDLDEATRVGSVLRDLDISWYEEPLQVDDLRNLRELRRRTGLTIVNGETHFTRFDLRDSLLYEAIDVFMPNVARCGGITEATRIAALASSFHVDIAPHGVGSGVSLAAALHLCAATPNLRTYEYNRLPNPIRENILVESPEFRDGALTVPTGPGLGIELDEAVVDRYTVARF from the coding sequence GTGAGCAACACACCCCTTCCCATCACCAAGGTCGAGGCACTGGCGCTGTCCGCCAACTTCGCCGACCTGTACGACTCGCCCGACGACGTCCCGGACTGGCTGCGCTATCCGGCCGCCAGCCACCGCGTCCTGCCCCGCCACGGCCAGTACGCGACCCTCGTCAAGGTGCACGCCGAGGACGGCAGCGTCGGCATCGGCGAGTGCTACGGCCTGCCCTCGCCCGAGGTCACCGCCACCGTGGTCTCCACGGTCCTGGCGCCGCTGCTGGTGGGACAGGACGCGCTCGCCACCACCGCGGTCTGGGACCGCCTCTTCAAGGGCCAGGCCGCCGGCGGCCACAACCGCGGTTTCTACCTCGAGGCCCTCGCCGGGATCGACCTCGCCCTGTGGGACCTGCGCGGCAAGATCGCCGGCGAGCCCGTGCACCGGCTGCTCGGCGGACCGGTACGGACCCGCATCGACTGCTACGCCAGCCCGGTCGCCCTGCACGCCGACCCCGAGGACTCCGCCCGCCAGGCGCTGTACTACACGGGCAAGGGCTTCCGCGCCCTGAAGGTGAAGATCGGCCGAGGTGCGCGCACCGACCGCGCACACCTCGGCGCCGTACGCGAGGCCGTCGGCCCGGACGTCGAGATCCTCACCGACGTCAACTGCGCCTACGACCTCGACGAGGCGACGCGGGTCGGCTCGGTCCTGCGGGACCTGGACATCTCCTGGTACGAGGAGCCCCTCCAGGTCGACGACCTGCGCAACCTCCGGGAGTTGCGCCGCCGTACCGGACTGACGATCGTCAACGGCGAGACCCACTTCACCCGGTTCGACCTGCGCGACTCCCTGCTGTACGAGGCGATCGACGTCTTCATGCCCAACGTGGCCCGCTGCGGCGGCATCACCGAGGCCACCCGGATCGCGGCGCTCGCCTCGTCCTTCCACGTCGACATCGCCCCCCACGGCGTCGGCTCCGGCGTCAGCCTCGCCGCGGCCCTGCACCTCTGCGCGGCCACCCCCAACCTGCGCACCTACGAGTACAACCGGCTACCCAACCCGATCCGGGAGAACATCCTGGTCGAGTCCCCCGAGTTCCGCGACGGAGCCCTGACCGTCCCCACCGGACCCGGTCTCGGCATCGAACTCGACGAAGCCGTCGTCGACCGCTACACCGTCGCCCGCTTCTAG
- a CDS encoding MFS transporter: MVASTVGTVMEWYDFNLYGLASALVFGPLFFGSSSTGGTLASFATFAVGFAARPIGGILFGHLGDRIGRKTVLLITMVGMGLATALVGVLPTHATAGVWAPILLIVLRVCQGIAVGGEFAGATLLTVENAPPGKRGLYGAVPAMGTGAGFVLASAVFGLVSMLPDSSFNAWGWRIPFLISAVLVVFGLWIRKGIDETPVFAELEDHGQKERFPLLVALKKQPGAVLRTMGITISGFVWGYLIQAFALAYATGTLHLSKSTMLWAIAFASTLEIVAIPFWGWLSDKIGRRMMVAIGLACTIAYAFPFFSLLETRSTPLIFLAMVIAIPVCKDMVFGPQAALVAEQFDARVRYSGVSAGREIGGAIFGGTTPFIGTALQAYSNSIAPVALYVIAGCVITLIAVFAGKETAHTEPQEYGAIPA, encoded by the coding sequence ATGGTCGCCAGCACCGTGGGCACCGTCATGGAGTGGTACGACTTCAACCTCTACGGCCTGGCCTCGGCGCTGGTGTTCGGCCCGCTGTTCTTCGGCTCCTCCTCCACGGGCGGCACGCTGGCCTCGTTCGCCACGTTCGCCGTCGGTTTCGCCGCCCGCCCCATCGGCGGCATCCTCTTCGGTCACCTCGGTGACCGCATCGGACGCAAGACCGTCCTGCTGATCACCATGGTCGGCATGGGCCTGGCCACCGCTCTGGTCGGCGTCCTGCCCACGCACGCCACGGCCGGCGTGTGGGCCCCGATCCTGCTGATCGTCCTGCGCGTCTGCCAGGGCATCGCCGTGGGCGGCGAGTTCGCGGGCGCGACGCTCCTCACGGTGGAGAACGCGCCACCGGGCAAGAGAGGCCTCTACGGTGCCGTCCCCGCGATGGGCACCGGCGCCGGCTTCGTCCTCGCAAGCGCCGTCTTCGGCCTGGTCTCGATGCTCCCCGACAGCTCCTTCAACGCCTGGGGCTGGCGCATCCCCTTCCTGATCAGCGCCGTGCTGGTGGTGTTCGGCCTGTGGATCCGGAAGGGCATCGACGAGACCCCGGTCTTCGCGGAGCTGGAGGACCACGGCCAGAAGGAGCGCTTCCCGCTGCTCGTCGCGCTGAAGAAGCAGCCGGGGGCCGTCCTGCGCACCATGGGCATCACGATCTCCGGGTTCGTCTGGGGCTACCTGATCCAGGCCTTCGCCCTCGCCTACGCCACCGGAACCCTGCACCTGTCCAAGTCGACGATGCTCTGGGCCATCGCCTTCGCCTCGACCCTGGAGATCGTCGCCATCCCGTTCTGGGGCTGGCTGTCCGACAAGATCGGCCGCCGCATGATGGTCGCCATCGGACTGGCGTGCACCATCGCCTACGCCTTCCCCTTCTTCTCCCTGCTGGAGACCAGAAGCACCCCGCTCATCTTCCTCGCCATGGTCATCGCCATCCCCGTCTGCAAGGACATGGTCTTCGGCCCCCAGGCCGCCCTGGTCGCCGAGCAGTTCGACGCCCGCGTGCGCTACAGCGGCGTCAGCGCCGGCCGTGAGATCGGCGGCGCCATCTTCGGCGGCACCACCCCGTTCATCGGCACCGCCCTGCAGGCCTACAGCAACTCGATCGCCCCCGTCGCGCTGTACGTCATCGCCGGGTGTGTCATCACCCTCATCGCCGTGTTCGCCGGCAAGGAGACCGCGCACACCGAGCCGCAGGAATACGGGGCCATCCCCGCCTGA